The Saccharothrix violaceirubra genome segment CTGCCCCGGCTGCGTGAGGCGGGCGCCCACGCCACCTACCCGTACGGCTGCGACCCGCGCGGCGAGGACTACCGCGACGCGTTCGGCTACCTGGACCCGTGAGAGGGGTGTCGTCGTGCCGATCGCACCACGGCCACGCGGCGACGCGCCCGGCGTCGCCGCCGAGTACGTCGCCGAGCCGCCCGAGGGGCTGCGCATCGGCATCGCGCTGTCCGGCGGCGGCGTGCGCTCGGCGGCGTTCAACCTCGGCGCGGTGCAGGCGTTGCGGGAACGGGGCGTGCTCGACAACGCCGAGTACCTCGCGGCCGTGTCCGGCGGCAACTACGTCGCGAGCGCGCTGGCCATCTCGGCGGCGCGCTCGGACCCGGTGCTGGAGAACGGGAAACCGCTGTGGGGACGGGGTTCCCCGGAGGAGCGGTACCTGCGCCGGCACACCGACTACCTGGCGCCGGGCCTGGTCGGCAAGCTGTGGCTGGTGGCCGGGGTGGTCTACGGGTTCGTGCTGAACTACCTGCCGTTCGTGCTCAGCGCGGTGGTGCTGGGCCGGGTCGCCGGGTGGGGCCTGGCGGCGTTGGGCGTGCGCCTGTCGGACCTGCGGCTCAACGGGTTGTCGATGCCCGCGTCGCCGGTGCTCGTCGGGTTGCTGCTGGTGGGCGCGGCGGCGTTCGTGGGCGCGTTGCTGCTCGTGCTGTACCGGCGGTGGTTCAAGAACGACAACCCCGGCGACTACGGCGAGTCCCTGTCGGAGAAGGCCGCTTCCGCCCTGCTGATCACGACCGGCGTCGTGGTGACGGCGCTGGCGTTGCCCCCGGCCGCCCAGCTGTACGGGGTCGCGTCCCGCACGGTGCTGGCGTGGGTGTTCGGCGAACCCGCGGAACGGTTCGGCACGCTCACCGGACGGCTCGTCGTGGCGTTCGTGTGGCTGGTGGTCTCGCTGCTGTCGGCCTCGGTCGCGCTGGTGCTCAGCCGCCGGTTCCGGGCGCGGCGGTCGATGCTGGTGCTGTCGTCGGCGGCGGGCGCGGGTCTGCTGTTCGTGCCGCTGCTGTCCTCGTTGGAGCATTCGACGCGCACGGGCCTGCGCTCGCCGTCGGACGCGGTCGGCGTGGGCGTGATGCTGGCGGTGCTGCTGGCCATGGCCGTGTTCGTGCACAACCGCCGCTACTCGATGCACCTGTTCTACCGGGAGCGGCTCAACAGCGCGTTCGCGTTGGAACGCCGGGTCGACGACCGGGGTCGGGTGGTGGCCGCGCCGATCGCGTTCCACGAGCGCCTGTACTTCTCCGACCTGGAGCCGGTGACGAAGGTGCCGAAACTGGTCGTGTGCTGCGCGGTCAACCTCGCCTCGGACGTGCCGGTGGGCCGGTTCGCGGAGTCGTTCACGTTCGAACGCGACGTCAGCGGCGGCCCGCTGTTCGGCTACCGGTCAACGGCCGAGGTCGAGCAGCGGGGCGGGTTGCCCGGCACGCAGTTGACCCTGCCGTCGATCATGGCCGTGTCGGGTGCCGCCCTGTCGCCGATGATGGGCCGGTTCACCTATCCCCCGCTGCGCTTCCTCATGGCGTTGACGAACGTGCGCCTGGGCGTGTGGATCCGCAACCCGTTGCACCCCGCCTGGCGGGAGCCGCGCACGCCGCCGCGCACCGCGCTCGGCCGACTGGTCGCCATGGTGCGCAACGGGTGGCTGGAACCCGGGGCCTGGTACGTGCTGCGCGAGGCGATCGGCGCGGCGCGGGCCAAGCACCGCTACATCCACCTGACCGACGGCGGCCACTGGGAGAACCTGGGCCTGGTCGAGCTGCTGCGCCGGCGGTGCACGCACGTGCTGTGCTTCGACGCGAGCGGCAACGGCGGACTGGACATCGGCCGGGCCATGGCGTTGGCACGCAGCGAACTCGGCGTGGACATCGATCTCGATCCCGGACCGGTGCTGTCCGACGAGGACGGTGTCAGCCGGGAGATGACGGCGGCAGGCGAGGTGCGCTACCCGTCGTCCGGCGAGGAGCGCGGCCAGATCGTCTACGCCAAGGCCGTGCTGACCCCGTCGGCGACGTGGGACCTGCACGCGTTCAAGGAGCGCGAACCCCGGTTCCCCAACCACTCGACGGGTCGGCAGATGTTCACCGACGAGCAGTTCGAGGCGTACCGGACGCTGGGCTACCGCGCGGGCCTGGAGGCGTGCGAGCGCCTCAACATCCCGCACCGCGTGCTCCGGCCGTGATCACCACACCGACGGCGTGGCGTCGGCGGTCGGCAGCGACACCACGATCGTCAGCCCGCCGCCCGGCGTGTCCTCGGCCGTGATCGACCCGCCCATGGCGTCCACGAACCCCTTGGCCACGCTCAACCCCAGGCCGACGCCGGGCGTGGCGTCGCGGTCGCCGAGTCGTTGGAACGGCGCGAACACGGCCGCCGCGGTGTCCTTGGGCACGCCCGGTCCGTGGTCGACCACCCGCAGTTCCGCCCGGCTGCCGTGCGCGCTGGCCCGGACCGCGATCCCGGGTTCGCCGTCGGCGCGCGGGCCGCGGGACCGGCCGTGGCGCAACGCGTTGTCGACGACGTTGGCGACCACGCGTTCCAGCAGGCCGGCGTCGGCCAGCACCGCCGGGAGGTTCTCGGCGACCTCGACCGTGACCGCGTGCCGGTCGTCGATGCCGGCCAACGCGCGGGCCGTGATCTCGTCATAGGTCACCGGTCTGAGCAGCGGCGCGACGGCGCCGGTCGCCAGCCGTGACGAGTCGAGCAGGTTGTCCACGAGCGCGGTCAGCCGGTCGGCCGAGATCTCCACGGCCTCCAGCAGTTCGGCCGTGTCCGCTTCGGACAGCGTGATGTCCGGGCTGCGCAGGCTGCCGATCGCGGCCTTGATCGACGTCAGCGGCGTGCGCAGGTCGTGGCCGACGGCCGAGAGCAGCGCGGTGCGCAGTTCCGTGGTCTCGGCGCGGCGCCGGGCCGCCTCGGTCTGGGCCGCCATCCGCTGCTGCCGCAACGCCGACAGCGCCTGGCCGGCCGCCGCTTCCAGCACCCGGCGGTCACGCGCGGGCAGCGTCCGACCACGCAGCGCGAGATGCACGTCGTCGGTCACACGCACGTCCACATCGGCCTTCTCCGGCTCGCGGCACGGCGTCCCGCCGGCGGACGCGACCAGTTCCCACGCGCCGTCACGGCGTTCCAGCAGCGCGGCCGACTCCAACCCGAAGTTCTCGCGCACCTGGTCGAGCAGGCGGTCCAGCGGCGCCGGACCGGTCAGCACGATCCGCGCGTACGAGGCCAGCAGAGCCGCTTCGGTCCGGGCGCGGGCGCCCTGTTCGGCGAGTCGCGCGGCCCGGTCCACGACGAGCGCGACGAGCACCGCGACGACCACCATCGCGATCAGGGTGACGAGGTTCTCGGGCGTGGCGACGGTCAGGCTGAACAGCGGCGGCGTGAAGAAGTAGTTGAGCAGGCCCGCGCCCAGCGTCGCGGCGACCAGCGCCGGACCCAGGCCGCCGACCAGCGCGGTCACGACCGTGGCCAGGAAGAACGCCACCAGGTCCGTCGACGCGGCCACGTCGTCGCGGCCCGCCCAGCCGATCGCCGTCACCGCGGCCGGCAGCAGCACGCCCAGCGCCCACCCCGACAGCCTGCGACGCGGCGTCAGCGACGTGCTCCGGGCGTCGAGCCGGGGCCGCCGCGTCGACTCGTCGTGGGTGACCATGTGGACGTCGATCGACCCGGACGCGCCGATCACCGCGGCGCCGATGCCCTCGTCGAACACCCGTGCCACGCGCGAGCGCCGTGACGTGCCGAGCACGAGCTGGGTCGCGTCGACACCGCGGGCGAACTCCAGCAACGCGGACGGCACGTCGTCGCCGACGACGGTGTGGAAGGTGGCGCCGACGCCCTCGGCCACCTTCCGGAACACCGACACCCGGTCCGGCGCCACCCCGGACAGACCGTCGCCGCGCAGCACGTGCACGACCGACAGGTCCGCGCCCGCGCGCACGGCGATGCGCCGGCCACGCCGGATCAACGTCTCGCTCTCCGCGCCGCCGGTGATGGCCACGACGACCCGTTCCCGGGTCTCCCAGGTGTCGGTGATGTCCTGTTCGGCCCGGTGCCGGCGCAAGGCCACGTCGACCTGGTCGGCGACCCACAGCAACGCCAGCTCGCGCAGCGCGGTCAGGTTGCCGATCCGGAAGTAGTCGGCCAGCGCCGCGTCCACGCGGTGCGCCGGGTAGATGTTGCCGTGCGCGAGCCGGCGGCGCAGCGCCTCGGGCGTGAGGTCGACCAGCTCGACCTGCCCGGCGCGGCGCACCACCTCGTCCGGCACGGTCTCCCGCTGCCGCACGCCGGTGATCCGCTCGACCACGTCGTTGAGCGACTCGATGTGCTGGACGTTGAGCGTGGACAGCACGTCGATTCCCGCGTCCAACAGCCGTTCGACGTCCTGCCAGCGCTTGGCGTTGGCCGAGCCGGGCGTGTTGGTGTGCGCCAGCTCGTCGACGACCACGACCTCGGGCGCGCGGGCCAGCAGCGCGTCCAGGTCGAGTTCGGCGAACTCGTGGTCGCGGTAGGGCACCACCCGGGTGGGCAGCCGGTCGAGTCCGTCCAGCAGGGCCGCGGTCTTCTCGCGGCCGTGTGTCTCGACCAGGCCGACCACGACGTCGGTGCCGCGTTCGCGTCGGCGGTGCGCCTCGCCGAGCATCGCGAACGTCTTGCCGACGCCCGGTGCCGCGCCGAGGTAGATGCGCAGCTCGCCACGCTTCGTCTTCACCCGCACAGTCTGCTCCGGGCGGCGTGCCGACGGAGGCGTGTGCTCGGCCACGCCTGTCGGAAGACGGGTACGGTCAGGCGATGGGCACTACCGCCCAGACCGTCTTGCCGGCCGCGCCCCGCCGGACGCCCCAGGCCCGGCACAGCGACTCGACCATGCGCATGCCGTGGCCCCGGTGCGGGCCCAGTGTCGAGGAGCCGACGGTGGGCTCCCGGTGCGGGCTGCCGTCGTGGACCTCGACCAGGATCTGGGTGTCCTGGCGGTGCAGCACGAGGCGGTGCGGGCCTTCGGCATGGTCGCACGCGTTGGCCGCGAGTTCCGTGCAGACCAGTTCCACGTCCTGGACCAGGTCCTCGGCCAGGCCGTCCAGCCGGGCGGCCACGTGGCGGCGCATCCCGGCCAGGTTCGCGCCGTCGACCGCGAGGTCGAGCGCCGTGGTCCCCGTCTCCCCCGTGTCGGGCGGTTCTTCCAACAACATCCCATCAGCCGCTTTCCCGGGACGCCGGCAGCGCCTCGTCGAGCGAGTCGTACAGGTCCAGTGCGCGATCCAACCCGACCGCGACGAGCGCCCGGCGGACGATCGGCGCGGTGACCACGTGCAGTGCGCCACCGGAGTCGCGCAGCCGCTCGTGCGCCACCAGCAGCGCCTCGATGCCTGCCGAGGAGAAGAACCCCACCTCGGCCAGGTCCGCCACCACCACGCCGCCCCCCGGTGCGCGTCCGGCCAGGTCGACCAGCGGGCCGCGCACCTCCTCCGCGGTCGCGATGTCGATCTCCCCGCGCACGGCGAGAACCACCACGCCGCCGATCTCGCGGGTGGCGGTGCGCACCCCGCCGGTCCGTCCTGCTGACGTCATCACTGCCATCCTGGAGTTCTCAAATCACCGTGCGGACAAACGCGCGCTGGTGGCTCAACGTCGCGGTCGTTCCAGAAGATCACACGAATCGGCGACCCGCACAACGGTCAAGCGGCCTGAACCACGTCACGTCCGTGCTCGAGGTGCCGCAACGCGCGGGGGTGGTCGTCGAGCACGCGCGCCATCGCCGCCATGGCGATGGCGGTCGACGCCACCGGCACGCCCCGCGCGCCGAGCACCTCGCCGGTCCACGCGATGAACTCGCCGAACACGCCCGGGTCGTCCACGTACACGGAGGCGCCGAGGAAGTCGACGATGTGACCGAGGTCCTCCAGCGTCGCGTCGGCCTGCCGCTCGTCGTAGGTGCGCATGGGTGGGAACGCGTCGCGCAGCGCGGCCAGCGCCGCCGAGATCAACTCGGCCCGCCGGGTGCGCAGCGCCGCGTACTCCGGGTCGGCACGCCGGGGCGTCAGCGGCGGCGCGATCCGCTGCCAGCGTGGGCTTTCGAGCAGTTCGGCCGCCGCCGTCGCGGAGGGTGCCCACGCGTCGACGCCGAGCAACCGGGCCCACCGGCCGCCCGCGCCGAAGCCTCGCCCGCCGACCAGGACCGGCGTGCCGGTGGCCCGGCAGGCGGTGATCATCTGGTCGGCGCGGGGCAGGCTGCGCGAGAGCGTGCAGCTCAGCGCCACCGCGTCCGGGCCGTGTTCGTGCAGGTAGGACACCAGGTGCGCGGTCGGGACGCTGGCGCCGAGGAACGTCACCCGCCAACCGCGCCCGCGCAGCACCTCGGCCACGATGCGCGGTGGCACGGCATGCCACTCGCCGTCCAGGCACGCGACCACCACGTGCCCCCTGGTCGGGTCGACCCTCATCCGCCGGGCCACGACCGCGATCACCCGCTCGCTGATCGCGGTCGCCGCGTGTTCCTGCGCGACGGTCCACCGGTTGGTCTGCCACAGCCGGCCGACCTCGGTCTGCACGTCGGCGACCAGGTCGATCAGCACGTTCTCGGCCGGCACGCCCGCGTCGAGCAGCCGCTCCGCGAGCGCGACCGCCGCGTCCTCGTCGGCGGCGGACAGCGCGTCGAGCAGCTCGTCGCGATCGGTCACCCGAGTTCCTTCCGGGGCGTGGCCCGCACCGCGAGCACCGTGAGGTCGTCGTGCTCGGCACCGCCGATCCACTGCTGGGCGCCGAGCGCGACCCGTTCCGCGACCGCGACCGCGGGCATGCGGGCGCAGTCGGCCATCAGCGCGGCGAGCCGTTCCTGGCCGAAGAGCGTGGTCCCGTCCACGCCGCCGCGCGCCTCGGTCACACCGTCGCTGTAGAGCACGCAGGTCTCGCCGGGCGCGAGGTCGATCTCCGCGGACCGGAACGTCGCGTCCGCCACCGCGCCCACGAGCATGCCGCCCACCTCGACGAACTCGACCGCACCCGACGCGCGCAGCACCAGCGGCGCGAGGTGGCCGCCGCCGGTGAGCGACAGCCGGGCGCCGCCGCCGGGCAGCGGGCGTGCCAAGCCGAGCACCACCGTGGCGAAGCGCCGCCGGTCGCCGGGTGCCTCGGCCAGCAGCGACTCGTTGAGCACTGCCAGCGACCGGACCGCGTCGACGGCCACGCGCCGCAGCGCGCCCAGCGACTGGCGGACCACGCCGCTGGTCACGGCCGCTTCCACGCCCGTGCCGACGACATCGCCGAACACGAACGACGTGCCGTCGGCGGTCGGCACGACCTCGT includes the following:
- a CDS encoding STAS domain-containing protein; its protein translation is MTSAGRTGGVRTATREIGGVVVLAVRGEIDIATAEEVRGPLVDLAGRAPGGGVVVADLAEVGFFSSAGIEALLVAHERLRDSGGALHVVTAPIVRRALVAVGLDRALDLYDSLDEALPASRESG
- a CDS encoding cobalamin B12-binding domain-containing protein, whose translation is MTDRDELLDALSAADEDAAVALAERLLDAGVPAENVLIDLVADVQTEVGRLWQTNRWTVAQEHAATAISERVIAVVARRMRVDPTRGHVVVACLDGEWHAVPPRIVAEVLRGRGWRVTFLGASVPTAHLVSYLHEHGPDAVALSCTLSRSLPRADQMITACRATGTPVLVGGRGFGAGGRWARLLGVDAWAPSATAAAELLESPRWQRIAPPLTPRRADPEYAALRTRRAELISAALAALRDAFPPMRTYDERQADATLEDLGHIVDFLGASVYVDDPGVFGEFIAWTGEVLGARGVPVASTAIAMAAMARVLDDHPRALRHLEHGRDVVQAA
- a CDS encoding ATP-binding protein, with protein sequence MLLEEPPDTGETGTTALDLAVDGANLAGMRRHVAARLDGLAEDLVQDVELVCTELAANACDHAEGPHRLVLHRQDTQILVEVHDGSPHREPTVGSSTLGPHRGHGMRMVESLCRAWGVRRGAAGKTVWAVVPIA
- a CDS encoding sensor histidine kinase KdpD; the protein is MKTKRGELRIYLGAAPGVGKTFAMLGEAHRRRERGTDVVVGLVETHGREKTAALLDGLDRLPTRVVPYRDHEFAELDLDALLARAPEVVVVDELAHTNTPGSANAKRWQDVERLLDAGIDVLSTLNVQHIESLNDVVERITGVRQRETVPDEVVRRAGQVELVDLTPEALRRRLAHGNIYPAHRVDAALADYFRIGNLTALRELALLWVADQVDVALRRHRAEQDITDTWETRERVVVAITGGAESETLIRRGRRIAVRAGADLSVVHVLRGDGLSGVAPDRVSVFRKVAEGVGATFHTVVGDDVPSALLEFARGVDATQLVLGTSRRSRVARVFDEGIGAAVIGASGSIDVHMVTHDESTRRPRLDARSTSLTPRRRLSGWALGVLLPAAVTAIGWAGRDDVAASTDLVAFFLATVVTALVGGLGPALVAATLGAGLLNYFFTPPLFSLTVATPENLVTLIAMVVVAVLVALVVDRAARLAEQGARARTEAALLASYARIVLTGPAPLDRLLDQVRENFGLESAALLERRDGAWELVASAGGTPCREPEKADVDVRVTDDVHLALRGRTLPARDRRVLEAAAGQALSALRQQRMAAQTEAARRRAETTELRTALLSAVGHDLRTPLTSIKAAIGSLRSPDITLSEADTAELLEAVEISADRLTALVDNLLDSSRLATGAVAPLLRPVTYDEITARALAGIDDRHAVTVEVAENLPAVLADAGLLERVVANVVDNALRHGRSRGPRADGEPGIAVRASAHGSRAELRVVDHGPGVPKDTAAAVFAPFQRLGDRDATPGVGLGLSVAKGFVDAMGGSITAEDTPGGGLTIVVSLPTADATPSVW